A genomic segment from Candidatus Cloacimonadota bacterium encodes:
- a CDS encoding PAS domain-containing protein → MLDQEKTKEQLLIELNTLKEENRKLKKSRQHYQKDELKNQAVLNALPDILFHLDKNGIFLDYHAPKNDLLYSRPENFINEKITDILPKNIAVKTIDLTKEVLNTGKIMSFEYELPISNELRYFEARFTVFDENSVLILTRDITEKKALDKAHIESLEKFKSLTDNLNVGVYRTTAGAKGKFIEVNPAFLKMFGFDNKDEI, encoded by the coding sequence ATGCTTGATCAGGAAAAAACAAAAGAACAGCTACTGATAGAATTAAACACCTTAAAAGAAGAAAACAGGAAACTCAAAAAAAGTAGGCAGCATTATCAAAAGGATGAATTAAAAAATCAGGCTGTCTTAAATGCCCTGCCGGATATACTTTTTCATCTCGATAAAAATGGTATTTTCCTTGATTATCATGCTCCGAAAAATGATTTACTATACTCCAGACCGGAAAATTTTATTAATGAAAAAATTACTGATATTTTACCGAAAAATATTGCTGTAAAAACGATTGATTTGACAAAAGAAGTCCTTAATACTGGCAAAATCATGTCCTTTGAATATGAACTTCCCATAAGTAATGAGTTAAGATACTTTGAAGCTCGTTTTACTGTTTTCGATGAAAATTCCGTACTCATTCTTACCAGGGATATAACTGAAAAAAAAGCATTAGATAAAGCACATATCGAATCCTTGGAAAAATTCAAATCCTTAACAGATAATTTGAATGTCGGAGTTTATAGGACTACAGCCGGTGCAAAAGGTAAATTCATTGAAGTAAATCCTGCTTTTCTAAAAATGTTCGGTTTCGATAACAAAGATGAAATA
- a CDS encoding YjbQ family protein, which produces MKSYRKELWFNTHSRRQLINITPDVDVCLKESGVQEGLCLVNAMHITASVFINDDEKGLHHDYERWLEKLAPEKPYSQYQHNGFEDNADAHLKRTIMGREVVVAITNGKLDFGSWEQIFYGEFDGKRRKRVLVKIIGE; this is translated from the coding sequence ATGAAATCATACAGAAAAGAACTCTGGTTCAACACACATTCCCGCAGGCAATTGATCAATATTACTCCGGATGTCGATGTTTGTTTAAAAGAAAGCGGAGTACAGGAAGGTTTATGCCTGGTAAATGCCATGCACATCACAGCGAGTGTTTTTATCAATGACGATGAGAAAGGTCTGCATCATGATTATGAAAGATGGCTGGAAAAACTTGCTCCGGAAAAGCCTTATTCCCAATACCAGCATAATGGTTTTGAAGACAATGCAGATGCGCACTTGAAAAGAACGATCATGGGTCGAGAAGTTGTCGTTGCCATTACCAACGGAAAACTGGATTTTGGATCCTGGGAACAGATATTTTACGGTGAATTTGATGGAAAAAGAAGGAAACGGGTATTAGTAAAGATTATTGGTGAATAA